AAGTCCCAAAACTATCAACGGGTATAGGACGAAGAGAGTGAAACCATGCCAAAGTTTCTCCTTTAACCGACAAGGAAAAAACCCAGCACCAAACCCTCTCATGAGGTGAGTATATCGCCATTGCATCCGCAAAAGACCTCAGATGCTCCTCTGGATCACCTGATCCATCAAAGTTCTATATATTGGGAGGCATCTCATTAGGCATTTACTCCTCCATAATTGCAGTTGTAATTGAGTGAAGCGCCCCGGCCCGAGCGGAATTAACCGGGCGGGCGAGGCAACTCCTGGAACTGTTCCCCTGATCCGTGCCTTCTTGATCAAAATCTGGAAATTCCACAATGGGCGGCGTTTGAGCGCGTGTCGCCGACTGCTGATTTGACTGGGCCTTCCACCCTACATCACGCTCCGCCCTTAAAGTTTCAATCTCAACCTGCATGGCTTCCATCCTCCTCTGCATTTCCTGTATCGCAACCCACGGGTCTTGTTGTCCTGCCATTCTTATGGTTTCGCTATGGTGTCTTCAAATATCCTCGGCTCCATGATGGTCAAAATTTTTCTTTGTAGGCATTTTGTAATTTGATAATGAGTAAAAATGAGTTTACCTTGACATTAGCCCCTATTCATAGAGTTTATAAGAATCTGACAAATTAATTTACatcttaatgatcattaatgcaAACATTAACAATAACTGTTGTGACATTAATTGTTTCTTAACTCTGTTCAACGGTTGTCGGGACTGAGCGGTCATGAGGTGCTTTCTTGCACGCCAACCGTTCGGTCCTCTCCTTCTAGCTTGAGACTGAACGGTCTTTTATGGCGCTTTCCTGTTCGGTCTTTTCCTTTCAACTTATTGTTCCCGATCGGTCGAATGTGGGTCCACAGTaacaaaagtaattataaaataatctgAAAATTAGAtgagaaatttatttattaattttcttccattaataaatttgtagtaaatattgtaatttgtttattttcatcatttccCATTATCGTATATTCTCAGGTTTATCATCACCCcatcatatttattattgtcattattGCTATGTGACTTTCCTTTAACTCTTagtcttcattttcttttctattgaTGTTGTCGTTACTGTTATTTCCATTATCGTCATtaccttcttttccttttctcttaattcttctcttctttttattttcacatactTTTATACagtttttaacaaatattttttgaaaaaaaaaattaatgccTATTTTACTTATTGACGAATTTTCAAAAACtcaactattaaaatattttcaaaaaaaattcaatcaattgatATATTTACtgagaattattatttttttttataaaaatctattATTAACGAACTTATCACAACATCTTCAGAGCCTAAAATAAGAAGTTTTAATGATCATTTTGTCAACATAGTTTATCGACAATAACATATTTCattagtaaattttttaaattattaacaaattttactgattaataaatatttttattgatgattaaaattcatttgttaataaattctattttattaataaatttttttattgataaacaTTTGAATGATagataattgaaatatatatatatatatatatatatatatatatatatatatatatatatatattattcaacctttttacttttacctacctacatataatataataatatgatataaatacatataatataatacatagaGAGAGCATGTTTAACCATTTctcttttcaaacaaattattacTTATCCATCAGAAATATCATACCAacccaaaataatatatataagaatattcTTAGAAATGTGTATTTGgtaattttgtttgtaaatCTTTGAgctatatttgtttgtttgatagTTCATTTTGTagtatcttttaaatttatattttttattaacacctataaataaatacattttcatatttgacTTGTTTAAACAAggtaatttacttttttacttcTTTCTCACTTTTTTCCTTTAACACTTTCACTTCTCACCTTTTCTCATAATAGAAAAGGAATTACAAAGTAAAATCAGTACTTTCTTTTGGATAATATTTATCTATCTTACTCTGCATTCCAATAGTGTActatttaatatgaataaaattggtttaaatatgttttatgttttatcttaaaaaaagttcttcttcctcctccaaAATAAAGTTGTAAAAAGTGATTTCATAAGTTTTAATTACAggatcaaaatattttaacaatattttttaacaatttttgataaaaaatgtgttatcattttattagtctatttgaatttatatataaaaaattatttaaaatagattaatcaTAACCTATTATATACCTTatcaaaaaactataaaaagaaattgttaaaagaaaaatttagttTGAAAGGGACGTGGCAATAAAAGAAAGTGAACACGTTTTTCACATAAAGATTTAGTTTTACGTACTATGAACTAGGTGGTCATACTTCTTCCGTCGTTTGTATATCAATGAAGGTGACAACACTTGAAATCATTAGCTGCCAcgaaaaaagaaatttcataaACGTAAGACTTTCATTTTCCTTCTCTCTCACAATGTTTTGCAACAACTTTATTTCAGCATGCTAGGCGACACGCCACATGTCACACTTTTAATAACTTATAGAATTAAGCATACAAATTACATGAAGATATAGGAAAGAAACAACCACTTACAGAAGAGGAAAACCAAAATCTAGACTTGTAACattaggaaaagaaagaagcatCCAATAATCCTAATGTTACatattaaagagaaagaaacacaCTTTGGCaatgaaaactttatttttgcaacATACTATGATGTTTTTTAACATCTGATCATACTGATGAAGAAGGTAAGGTGATTCATGAGAGTGAATCCCTTCAATCGGTGACTGGCAAAATGCCTTTAAGGACTGGCCAACCTTCAACGATAAGAGTCACATCACCCAGAAGTGTGTCCTGACTTCCATGTGGGTCGGCTTTCATACGCACATACTCGTCTCCTTTGAAAAGGTAGACTTCATTCTCCAAATGAGAAGCAAAACACGCATCAATTCCATTTTCAAAGATCGTACTTTTCAAAACAGGGAACCCTTCGCTGATCTCATAAAAGCGCTGAGTAAGTTTCTTGGTATTATAATCAATGCGAGCATACTGATTTCCCTTGAATATGTAAACTTCTTTGTCTCTGGTTGACCTAAATGCACCATCCACGCCCTCAGCAAACACCGTGTTTTTTAGGTCGGGAAACATTTCAGCGATTGTGGTAGGACCTACGAGGATCCTGTCGTTTCCTGTGTTTGGAGCATAGTCTATGTAGGCACAGGTCTTGTTCGAGAAGATATATGCTTCACTGCCTTCAGTGTTAAAGGCACAGTCTATTCCTTGTTCTGCAAATGGCGTTCCTGCAAGTGATGGAAAACCAGCACTAACCAATTCAAGAGGAGTCAGAAGTTCCTCACCTGTTGTTCCGGGAGTGTAATACAGCCTCACGTACTTGTTTTTCATGAAGAAATAGACTTGGAATGGCATTGATGAAGGGAATGCGGCATTGATATAGACAGTGCCTGACATTTTTCTTaacacaagaagaagaaggagtaagagaaaaagatagatagatagattgAGTTTGCTTATTTTCCTTCATCTCCAGCTACCTATTTATACTGTTATGAAATTGGATCCTcagcctttttcttttctttacattttgtTCACTCTATACACACATGTGGAATTCAAAAAGAtcctcatatttttttacttttcaaaaggataaaataataatattttagttatgtttacattacttttttatttaaaaggtaatataaattgttatatttattaaaaaaagggtcagatgaatatatttttaagaaggGTGTCCAAAAACTTTTTCCTCTTAGagttgtttaataaattt
This genomic interval from Vigna radiata var. radiata cultivar VC1973A chromosome 8, Vradiata_ver6, whole genome shotgun sequence contains the following:
- the LOC106771762 gene encoding albumin-2-like, translated to MSGTVYINAAFPSSMPFQVYFFMKNKYVRLYYTPGTTGEELLTPLELVSAGFPSLAGTPFAEQGIDCAFNTEGSEAYIFSNKTCAYIDYAPNTGNDRILVGPTTIAEMFPDLKNTVFAEGVDGAFRSTRDKEVYIFKGNQYARIDYNTKKLTQRFYEISEGFPVLKSTIFENGIDACFASHLENEVYLFKGDEYVRMKADPHGSQDTLLGDVTLIVEGWPVLKGILPVTD